Proteins encoded in a region of the Candidatus Bathyarchaeota archaeon genome:
- a CDS encoding NAD(P)-dependent alcohol dehydrogenase has protein sequence MECKKETKVAVYEKYGPPEVLSLRNVEKPVPKDNEVLIKIHATTVAAGDIRMRGFKVPTKFWLPMRFALGLTGPKNKVLGMEVSGVVESIGKNVDRFRVGDEVLAATGFGGGYAEYICLPDTDVVGRVVIEVAKKPANLTFEEAAAVPIGGMTALGFLRKANVKNGQKVLVYGASGSVGTFAVQLAKNNGAQVTGVCSTANLELVKSLGADIVIDYVKEDFTKNGQRYDLVFDAVGKISISQAKGSLTETGVFLSTWGNPGMEPNDLSTLGGLIEAGKLKAVIDRTYPLEQIVTAHQYVEAGHKKGNVVITIEHNNRP, from the coding sequence CTGGAGTGTAAAAAAGAAACGAAAGTAGCCGTTTACGAGAAATATGGACCACCCGAAGTTCTAAGCCTTAGAAATGTGGAAAAACCAGTTCCAAAAGACAACGAAGTACTAATAAAAATTCACGCTACAACTGTTGCAGCGGGAGACATACGTATGCGAGGATTCAAAGTCCCAACGAAGTTTTGGCTCCCTATGCGGTTCGCTTTAGGTTTAACAGGGCCAAAAAATAAAGTCCTTGGGATGGAAGTTTCTGGGGTAGTCGAGTCAATTGGTAAAAATGTGGACAGATTTAGGGTTGGAGATGAGGTTTTAGCTGCAACTGGCTTTGGCGGGGGATATGCAGAGTATATTTGTCTTCCAGATACAGATGTGGTGGGAAGAGTAGTTATAGAGGTTGCAAAGAAACCAGCAAATTTGACTTTTGAGGAGGCTGCTGCTGTTCCCATTGGCGGTATGACTGCGCTGGGTTTTCTTAGGAAGGCAAACGTAAAGAACGGACAGAAGGTCCTTGTGTATGGCGCTTCGGGAAGCGTTGGCACCTTCGCCGTTCAGCTTGCTAAAAATAACGGGGCACAAGTTACTGGCGTATGCAGCACCGCTAATTTGGAGTTAGTCAAGTCTTTGGGGGCGGATATTGTGATTGATTACGTCAAAGAAGACTTTACCAAAAATGGTCAGAGGTATGATTTGGTTTTTGATGCAGTGGGCAAAATATCGATTTCACAGGCAAAGGGGTCGCTGACAGAAACCGGGGTCTTTCTCTCAACTTGGGGGAACCCAGGCATGGAGCCAAATGATTTGTCAACACTTGGCGGTCTAATTGAAGCTGGCAAATTAAAAGCAGTCATCGATAGAACGTATCCCTTGGAGCAAATTGTCACGGCTCACCAGTATGTTGAAGCTGGACACAAGAAGGGAAATGTAGTCATAACTATCGAACATAATAACCGACCTTAA
- a CDS encoding NAD(P)-dependent alcohol dehydrogenase, whose protein sequence is MKAIVCTKYGSPDVLQLKDIEKPTPNNNEVLIKIYAASLNVEDLDFLRGRAWSARFLGPLKPKYKVLGFDIAGRVEAVGTNVKQFRPGDEVFGDLFNYGFGAFAEFVCAPEKALALKPVSLSFEEAATIPSRAIIALQGLRNKRRIQPGQKVLINGAGGGVGPFAVQIAKYFGAEVTSVDNAKKLDMLRSIGADHVIDYTQEDFTKNGQHYDLILDIAGYHSIFDYRHSLSSNGIYSLVGGSRFTIFQTLFLGPLISLVGSKKMSLMAWKPNNKEDLDFIKELIESGKLVPIIDRHYPLNEVAEAFRYFEEGHPRGKIVITMEHIN, encoded by the coding sequence ATGAAGGCAATAGTCTGCACAAAATATGGATCTCCAGATGTTCTTCAACTTAAAGACATAGAAAAACCAACTCCAAATAACAATGAAGTACTAATAAAAATATATGCGGCTTCTCTAAATGTAGAAGACCTGGATTTCCTTAGAGGAAGGGCATGGTCTGCTCGTTTCTTGGGTCCTCTAAAACCAAAATACAAAGTACTCGGATTTGACATAGCCGGTCGAGTTGAAGCGGTTGGTACAAACGTAAAGCAATTCCGTCCGGGTGATGAGGTATTTGGGGACTTATTCAATTATGGGTTTGGCGCTTTTGCTGAGTTTGTATGCGCCCCTGAAAAAGCTTTAGCATTGAAACCAGTTAGTTTGTCATTCGAAGAAGCAGCAACAATACCCTCAAGAGCAATAATTGCCCTCCAAGGTCTTCGCAATAAAAGACGGATTCAGCCAGGACAAAAGGTTCTGATTAATGGCGCTGGCGGTGGCGTAGGTCCATTTGCAGTCCAAATTGCGAAGTACTTTGGAGCTGAAGTAACTAGTGTGGACAATGCAAAAAAGTTGGACATGCTGCGTTCGATTGGTGCAGACCATGTTATCGATTACACTCAGGAAGATTTCACAAAAAATGGGCAACATTATGACCTGATTCTTGATATTGCAGGATATCATTCGATTTTCGATTATAGGCATTCATTAAGTTCCAATGGAATTTACTCTTTAGTTGGGGGCTCCAGATTTACAATTTTCCAAACTTTGTTTCTAGGTCCATTAATTTCATTGGTTGGTAGTAAGAAGATGAGTCTTATGGCTTGGAAACCGAATAATAAAGAAGATTTGGATTTTATAAAAGAGCTTATTGAATCTGGCAAATTAGTTCCGATCATAGATAGACATTACCCGTTAAATGAGGTTGCTGAAGCTTTCCGGTATTTTGAAGAAGGACACCCACGAGGAAAAATTGTAATAACTATGGAACATATTAACTGA
- a CDS encoding DUF6326 family protein — protein sequence MKTILEDVKINVKFKLSALWVALMFFYLYNDVFGFYRQDIVENVLSGEIALNQVFLFGAAILMAIPIFMIFLSLALPAKVNRWVNIIVGIVYAVVLVPALLVPGETWAYYVFYEILEVVFIVLIVWHAWKWPKQEG from the coding sequence ATTAAGACTATTCTTGAAGACGTTAAGATAAATGTTAAGTTTAAGCTTTCAGCATTATGGGTAGCTTTAATGTTTTTCTATTTATATAACGATGTTTTCGGATTCTATAGGCAGGATATAGTAGAGAACGTACTATCAGGAGAAATAGCGCTTAATCAAGTGTTTTTGTTTGGAGCTGCAATATTAATGGCAATTCCGATTTTTATGATTTTCTTGTCCCTGGCATTGCCAGCTAAAGTGAATCGTTGGGTAAACATCATTGTGGGTATAGTCTATGCTGTTGTTTTGGTTCCTGCACTTCTTGTACCAGGAGAGACTTGGGCTTATTATGTATTTTATGAGATTTTGGAAGTTGTATTTATTGTACTAATTGTTTGGCATGCATGGAAGTGGCCTAAACAGGAAGGTTAG